In Candidatus Methanosphaera massiliense, the following are encoded in one genomic region:
- a CDS encoding 30S ribosomal protein S27e produces the protein MPKQESNFLKVKCGDCENHQIIFDHAASTVKCVVCGKTLVEPKGGRSKIYAQIVEVLDH, from the coding sequence ATGCCAAAACAAGAAAGTAACTTTTTAAAAGTAAAATGTGGAGACTGTGAAAACCACCAAATAATATTTGACCACGCAGCATCTACAGTAAAATGTGTAGTTTGTGGAAAAACATTAGTTGAACCAAAAGGTGGACGTTCAAAAATCTATGCACAAATAGTTGAAGTACTTGACCACTAA
- a CDS encoding 50S ribosomal protein L44e: protein MKMPKERRTYCPKCKKHTIHEVHTSKKRKASELKWGQRQFRRVTAGYRGYPRPLPSGSKPIKKLDLRYKCKECGKSHIKRATNIRAGKVEFVSQ, encoded by the coding sequence ATGAAAATGCCAAAAGAACGAAGAACATACTGTCCAAAATGTAAAAAACATACAATACACGAAGTACACACATCTAAAAAAAGAAAAGCTAGTGAGCTAAAATGGGGTCAACGTCAGTTCAGACGTGTAACCGCAGGTTACAGAGGTTACCCAAGGCCTTTACCATCAGGAAGTAAACCAATTAAAAAATTAGATTTAAGATACAAATGTAAAGAATGTGGAAAATCCCACATAAAAAGAGCAACAAATATCCGTGCAGGAAAAGTTGAATTTGTATCACAATAG